The window CAAAGTTCAACTCAAGGGAGCTGATCAACGCCAGATTTTGAACCCGTAATTCGCAAAGCATCTCAATTTCCTAAAAATATCTGTAATACTTAGTCTCCGGAATTCCCTTCCACACAGGTGTCTACTCCGGGCAATATCCAATATTTGCGAGCATGAATCTTGAACTACCCTACTTTTTTTCATCAGCATGCACGTAACCAACAATTCTTAACCCTAAATCATTACGAACATTGTTTTCATTCCACAATGATATTTGAGAGCCGGATTTCTCGTTCGGTGAACTGTACGTGTCATATTTCTACACTGTTAACAAAGAGTACAGACCATATAGGGTGATCTTTATTAACATTTTTCCTGTAACAGGTACGCCCAATTATGGTACTACACCCCGACTTTGCAGGCACCTGTAGTCTCAAGCCAAAACTCTCAAGACGAAGCAACCTGAACTGACAAGAAATTCAGGCGAAAGCCAGACAAAATCCGAACAGTTTCCTGCTGATCATACAGGACTCGCCCCGGAATTACCCACTGTTCATCCGCACAATCCGGGAAACCGATTGAAATTCACTAAATATCCGGCCTATCCGGCTTGACTCGCTTGGCAAAGGGCGGTAGGTTACAACCCTATAACAAGGGAGTGAAATCCTGGCAACCGGTTTTCAATATCATCAGAGTTCCCCAAGACCCATATCCCGTAACAACCCATCATGAAAAAGAAACCAACACTTAGCGCAAGCCTGGAAGATTATATTGAAGCCATTTACCACATCGTTGACGAGAAGCTGGTCGCACGCAGTAAAGAAATTGCAGCACGCCTGGGTGTAAGTCGCGCATCTGTCACTGAGGCGCTTCGGGCACTCTCCAAAAAAGGTCTCATCAACTACGCCCCGTATGAAGCGATCACCATGACCGAAAAAGGGCGTAAGGTTGCCGAAGACGTAATTTTCCGGCATGTAACCCTGAAGCGTTTTTTCACGGAAGTTCTTGCTCTCGACGAACAAATAGCAGAGGAGGGCGCCTGCAAGATAGAACATGCCGCACCGCCCGAAATC of the Desulfosediminicola ganghwensis genome contains:
- a CDS encoding metal-dependent transcriptional regulator encodes the protein MKKKPTLSASLEDYIEAIYHIVDEKLVARSKEIAARLGVSRASVTEALRALSKKGLINYAPYEAITMTEKGRKVAEDVIFRHVTLKRFFTEVLALDEQIAEEGACKIEHAAPPEIISRMISFIDFIQRCPRGGDDLLRGFSDFCQQGMTRVDCEKCVSHCLDKTDPKI